Below is a window of Humulus lupulus chromosome 2, drHumLupu1.1, whole genome shotgun sequence DNA.
attgagatctcattttatgtttatgttagaacacttcgattatgtttttctaaaatattttttctatttaaaaattaggaatacgaaaaccatgtatgtgtagatgaggtagaccgtgatgttcctatcccaccatggagttttgtcatacctgatgaagatggtgatgcaatgaccattaatataccatcagatgtaaacaaagggaaccttcaaattccaGACCATGTAAAATGGAACGAAGAGGATTTTAATTTCTGTGTAAAATTGGATGTTCATGTTTTTGTTTATGATCTTCCTCCACAACACGATTCTGGCATTGATGGTGACGTTGATAGTGAGGAGTATATGGATAATATGACTATTAATTTTGTGGCGGCAAGCGAGCAATCCATTGAAAGACTGGAGAAAGTTTTGATTAAAGATGATCAAATTGTATGTTCTATTTGCTTTGAGAATGTTCATGTTGGTTTGGAAGCTACAAAGTTACCTtgcacacacacacatatcatgAAAAATGTATTGTTCAGTGGCTACAAACTAGTAAATTTTGTCCAATGTGTCGATTTGAGAtagtttaaaaaaatcatttttatatttgttaCACAAATTTCAGCATGTATTAAATCCTATTATATACTAATAATCcgaattttatttacaatttttacatataatttcgaaaatgtgagaacatttgaatttcaatatttatataacaaaacattgcatgtttaattagaaagacttattcatttgaaaaatacatattcatcttcccaataaaataataaaaataaatataatagttatatatttataaatgaatTAATCCATAGTTATTCTATCAACACAACTTTATCTACAATTATTAAATGACATGTTCACATTAAAAGGCAAAGGTTGATAGAACCTATACATATTTTTGAAATACCCTATtgtaatgcaaaaaaaaaaaatttccaataatattttgaaatttataattttgtacatcaaagataattattatggatgtaaattgttcaacttcccatattaatttatgatattctctattttttttattaatttttaattgttattatctaaatcctattcatttttatattaaatgcacatcttcatatttaaatactctaaccaactatctattACCtagcattaaaataaataaaaaattaatattgcacaattgtggttctctaaaccctaatttcgaaatttgtaatgaaaattttgaaaattataacaattatattattacacattaattagggtttacactaattactattttgaacaattaattatttaatatatgttaaatattaaatgcacatcttcatattcaaagactctaaccaactatctatatcctagcattaaataaaaaaaacattaatattgcacaattgtggttctctaaaccctaatttcgaaatttgtaatgaaaattttga
It encodes the following:
- the LOC133815426 gene encoding uncharacterized protein LOC133815426 → MGVEGKGMKNKRSRSKDLEGRVGKKRQIFYDNSLSPNRIRSKLLLDRARRYRSPMKRLESSSSMFESRTRRCLHSESYCSFCKEYENHVCVDEVDRDVPIPPWSFVIPDEDGDAMTINIPSDVNKGNLQIPDHVKWNEEDFNFCVKLDVHVFVYDLPPQHDSGIDGDVDSEEYMDNMTINFVAASEQSIERLEKVLIKDDQIVCSICFENVHVGLEATKLPCTHTHIMKNVLFSGYKLVNFVQCVDLR